CGAGATCCAGAAGGCCGCACGAAGGTTTCCAGAGAGGTGCATCGTGGCCCATCCCTGGAACCCAGTCTATCTAATTCCCCTAGTTGAGATCTGCCCAGGTGAATTGACATCAAAGGAGACCATCTATAGAACCAGAGATCTCATGGAGAGGATAGGGAAGGTGCCTGTGGTTCTGAGGAAAGAGGTTCCTGGATTCATAGGGAACAGGCTCTCCGCCGCCCTGTGGAGGGAGGCCCTAGACCTCGTGGATAGGGGGGTGGCCTCAGTCGAGGATGTCGACAAAGCGGTCTGGGCTGGACCTGGGTTGAGGTGGGCATTAATGGGCCCCTTCATGACATATCACCTTGGGGGAGGGGCTGGCGGAATAGGGTACCTGATGAGGCATATAGGCCCCACGAAGGCCGCCTGGCTTGAGACCATGGCTAAGTGGACCAAGACACCCGAGACAGCTGTGGAGAAGGCGATAAATGGTGTGGAGGAGATGACCGGCGGCAGGCCTGTAGAGGAGCTTGAGAGGTGGAGAGACGAGAGGCTTGTCAACCTACTTAAACTCCTTGGAGAGAAACGGTTTTAAGCGCCCTCTTCACTTCGACCCTGAAAATCATGGGAAAGTTGATAACCGTTGAGGTAATAATTCGGGGAGACATAATAGAGAGGAATATAATCCTGAAGCTTGCGAACAGGCTGAGGGATTCTAGGCTAAGGGCCGACTTCAGCAGCTGCATAGCCGTCCCACCCTTCCTCATGGCCGTCGAGAGGAGATACCCAAGCCTAGCCGTTCTCTACGCCACAGTCGACATCGAGGACCTATTCCAGTTCAAGAGCCTCATCCAAGGTCTATGTATGGAGGAGGGCTGCGTCATCCACTCCATAAGGGAGCTGTGAGGATTCCAAATTGAGGGCTGCTAGGAGGGCCATCATAACAACTGCGGTGGCGGCCG
This genomic window from Candidatus Bathyarchaeota archaeon contains:
- a CDS encoding 3-hydroxyacyl-CoA dehydrogenase family protein, translating into MYKEIETIACVGAGLVGQGWAAIFALKGFKVILEDLESEKLDEALRRVRGHIRFLVEAGLGEDAEGAIGRVRVTTDLQEAVKGSDYVQESIYESYEAKRSVYREMDEAAPRECILASSTSGLLMTEIQKAARRFPERCIVAHPWNPVYLIPLVEICPGELTSKETIYRTRDLMERIGKVPVVLRKEVPGFIGNRLSAALWREALDLVDRGVASVEDVDKAVWAGPGLRWALMGPFMTYHLGGGAGGIGYLMRHIGPTKAAWLETMAKWTKTPETAVEKAINGVEEMTGGRPVEELERWRDERLVNLLKLLGEKRF